The Pirellulimonas nuda genome includes a region encoding these proteins:
- a CDS encoding PEP-CTERM sorting domain-containing protein (PEP-CTERM proteins occur, often in large numbers, in the proteomes of bacteria that also encode an exosortase, a predicted intramembrane cysteine proteinase. The presence of a PEP-CTERM domain at a protein's C-terminus predicts cleavage within the sorting domain, followed by covalent anchoring to some some component of the (usually Gram-negative) cell surface. Many PEP-CTERM proteins exhibit an unusual sequence composition that includes large numbers of potential glycosylation sites. Expression of one such protein has been shown restore the ability of a bacterium to form floc, a type of biofilm.), whose product MTLPATVTKLKRSLSENALEIRAILVVACLTLACGVARSASLPLPHFIVSDYHGDQIRRYDAVTGNYIDTLAEIPNAAEMVVGPDGFLYVSDFQGRRIHRVNMDTGASTVFIEGGTLANPRGIIFGPNGNLFARGSDQINEYDSGTGAFLGAFTSGPAMEAPIAFRFGPDGTLYVVRGYSPGDHTVVKFDSTGQYVAEFGAAYIHKPQNIVLGPDGDLYVANQQSPTDLDIVQFDGRTGAFIRTVVSDPLMSNPLGLYFRNDGSLLVASGDQRIRTYDVQTGAYTGDFVNDPQLVFASSLLLVPEPSGVAILLIGLGVVFRRRR is encoded by the coding sequence ATGACATTACCTGCCACCGTGACGAAACTGAAAAGATCGCTTTCCGAGAACGCACTTGAAATTCGAGCGATCTTGGTCGTGGCTTGCCTCACTCTTGCGTGCGGCGTGGCGCGAAGTGCATCGCTACCTTTGCCGCATTTTATCGTAAGTGACTACCACGGAGACCAGATACGACGATATGACGCCGTCACTGGGAACTACATAGACACGCTAGCCGAGATTCCGAACGCTGCCGAAATGGTGGTCGGCCCTGACGGCTTTCTCTATGTGAGCGATTTTCAAGGACGAAGGATTCACAGAGTAAATATGGATACAGGTGCATCAACGGTCTTCATCGAGGGAGGAACTCTCGCGAATCCTAGAGGCATCATCTTCGGTCCGAATGGGAACCTATTCGCCCGAGGATCCGATCAGATTAATGAGTACGATAGCGGTACCGGCGCTTTCCTTGGAGCATTCACTTCAGGCCCGGCAATGGAGGCGCCGATTGCCTTTCGCTTTGGACCCGACGGGACCCTATACGTCGTTCGAGGCTACTCTCCAGGCGACCACACGGTAGTGAAGTTTGATTCTACTGGTCAATACGTCGCGGAGTTCGGCGCCGCTTACATCCACAAGCCTCAGAATATTGTGCTTGGGCCAGATGGCGATCTATATGTTGCCAACCAGCAGTCGCCCACAGATCTGGACATTGTGCAATTCGATGGACGGACGGGCGCGTTCATTAGGACCGTCGTTAGCGATCCTCTAATGAGCAATCCACTTGGGCTCTACTTTCGCAATGATGGAAGCCTGCTCGTGGCCAGCGGTGATCAAAGGATTCGAACGTACGACGTTCAGACAGGTGCTTATACCGGTGATTTCGTCAATGATCCACAACTGGTGTTTGCGTCAAGCCTTTTACTAGTCCCAGAACCGAGCGGCGTCGCGATTCTTCTCATTGGATTGGGTGTGGTGTTCAGACGCCGCCGTTAG
- a CDS encoding GNAT family N-acetyltransferase: protein MIVRKFESRDLEAVLSSWEQAARLAHPFLAEEFLAQERKNLPELYLPNAETWVAEIDGAAVGFVALIGNEIGGLFLLPSHHGKGIGRALVDKAREVRGTLEVEVFSRNSIGRRFYANCGFEEIGESIHEPTRQKVLRLRCSASD, encoded by the coding sequence ATGATCGTTAGGAAATTCGAAAGCCGGGATTTGGAAGCTGTTCTTTCTTCATGGGAGCAGGCAGCGCGACTGGCCCACCCATTTTTAGCCGAGGAGTTTCTGGCTCAAGAACGCAAGAATCTTCCAGAGTTGTATTTGCCTAACGCGGAAACATGGGTGGCCGAGATTGACGGAGCCGCTGTGGGTTTTGTGGCCCTTATTGGCAACGAGATCGGCGGATTATTCTTGCTTCCTTCTCACCACGGGAAAGGGATTGGCCGAGCACTCGTTGACAAAGCCAGGGAAGTGCGTGGCACGCTTGAAGTCGAGGTGTTCTCAAGGAACTCAATAGGCCGACGCTTCTACGCAAATTGCGGCTTCGAAGAGATCGGCGAGAGCATCCACGAGCCGACGAGGCAGAAGGTGCTCCGCCTACGATGTTCTGCCAGCGATTAG